The following are encoded together in the Heliangelus exortis chromosome 15, bHelExo1.hap1, whole genome shotgun sequence genome:
- the FAM114A2 gene encoding protein FAM114A2, giving the protein MSETDSSENLKEETSYKDENEQKAEELGCAESNEEQEQDQEPKPVPMTRKRPEPKSPSQPPATEKPAAETLKVSDSAAAVQTGWGYWGSWGKSLLSTASATVATVGQGISNVIEKAETTLGIPSPTEISSETRDATRGSENPGAGSTDTVDDGSSFPIAGALGVLSTISTAVQSTGKSVISGGLDALEFIGKKTMDVIAEGDPGFKKTKGLMNRTSTLSQVLREAKEKEEQQTATEVAMATEKKAHYGLLFDEFQGLSHLEALEMLSRESESKVKSVLNAFSGDELDTLKEEMDQLKEAFSLPEFFEEEEEEKKGDEEFTKEVTELFAELHISSKPEKLIMVRKSAYEWIAQFNSSLPKEEKESEGNQDVESRDGDHHAKKSVEDIHAIAIRSLAELTACSIEMFHKTAALLLHGQKQEVTATDRAKSLSQVTIMLCKELSAFSKEFTVCLTTAGVKEKADVLNPLITGVFLEASNSASYIQDAFQLLLPVLQISLIETRTELSQQ; this is encoded by the exons ATGTCTGAGACAGACAGCAGTGaaaatctgaaagaagaaacatcttacaaagatgaaaatgaacagaaagcagaagaactTGGCTGTGCTGAGAGCAATGAAGAGCAAGAGCAAGATCAAGAGCCTAAGCCTGTGCCTATGACTCGGAAAAGACCTGAGCCCAAATCCCCAAGTCAGCCTCCTGCCACAGAAAAACCTGCAGCTGAAACCCTCAAG GTCTcagattctgctgctgctgttcagacaGGATGGGGGTACTGGGGAAGCTGGGGGAAGTCTCTTCTGTCAACTGCATCTGCTACTGTAGCTACTGTAG GTCAGGGTATTTCAAATGTAatagaaaaagcagaaacaaccCTTGGGATCCCCAGTCCTACTGAAATCTCTTCAGAGACTAGAGATGCTACAAGAG GAAGTGAGAatcctggtgctggcagcacagatACAGTTGATGATGGCAGTTCCTTTCCCATTGCTGGGGCTCTTGGAGTTTTATCAACCATCTCCACTGCTGTCCAAAGCACA GGAAAAAGTGTTATTAGTGGAGGTCTGGATGCCTTGGAGTTCATTGGAAAAAAGACAATGGATGTAATAGCTGAGGGAGACCCTGGattcaaaaaaacaaagggcCTAATGAACAGAACCTCTACTTTATCTCAG gtctTACGAGaggcaaaggagaaagaagagcagcagacagCTACTGAGGTTGCCATGGCTACAGAGAAGAAAGCCCATTATGGGTTACTGTTTGATGAGTTTCAGGGTCTTTCACATCTAGAGGCCTTAGAGATGCTTTCCAGAGAGAGTGAATCAAAG GTGAAATCAGTCCTAAATGCCTTCTCTGGAGATGAGTTGGACACACTGAAGGAGGAAATGGACCAACTcaaagaagcattttctttaCCTGAATTCtttgaagaagaagaggaagaaaagaagg GAGATGAGGAGTTCACAAAAGAAGTTACAGAGTTGTTTGCAGAATTACATATCTCCTCAAAGCCAGAAAAACTTATCATG GTGAGGAAATCTGCTTATGAATGGATAGCACAATTCAACAGCAGTCttcctaaagaagaaaaagagagtgaAGGAAACCAAGATGTAGAATCCAGAGATGGTGACCATCATGCTAAAAAATCAGTAGAG GATATTCATGCTATTGCCATAAGAAGTCTGGCTGAACTGACAGCATGTTCCATTGAAATGTTTCACAAAACTGCAGCTTTGCTTCTACATGGTCAGAAGCAAGAAGTGACAGCCACAGACAGAGCCAAGTCTCTTTCACA AGTAACTATTATGCTGTGTAAGGAACTATCAGCTTTCTCTAAAGAGTTTACTGTGTGCTTAACAACTGCAGGG GTCAAAGAGAAAGCAGATGTGCTTAATCCATTAATCACTGGAGTGTTTCTGGAG gCTTCAAACAGTGCTTCATATATCCAAGATGCCTTCCAGCTCTTGCTGCCTGTACTGCAGATCTCTCTTATTGAAACCAGAACGGAACTGTCACAGCAATAA
- the LOC139802843 gene encoding LON peptidase N-terminal domain and RING finger protein 1-like, with the protein MSHRPPSPSSPPQGGSPSRQPSSPGSGGLDVLRCPSCLLLLWEPVTVSCGHSFCKPCLGGTVPSRCPLCQERLKLLGVGAARCNVVLCGLLEKCVKEESRLAWLVARVQDSLTRGNAREALRMAQKAVELVPDSNSLRLCRAEVFAALGQHREALEDLEVVCRAEPGEHEGFFRKGKVLLEMGQRAEALLAWEHCLTLSPHFHPAQREMEKVLRQEDATEPHTAAACSGDVHQDLTHPQVNGRSPVLSSSSTQAQDQEGELSDSKGDTVSEHGQGTATLSQPEQWQELEQETLAERQGWRLVGSGKGMAASKCTQTSLEELLSISDLECSLCIRMFFEPVTTPCGHTFCKECLERCLDHRPSCPLCKQSLREYLKAGSYSPTVLLQDIMLAIFPAQLAERRELHQDEMAELSNLTKNIPIFVCTMSFPGIACPLHVFEPRYRLMIRRCQETGTRRFGMCVYEHGKSFADYGCMLEIRQVEVLADGRSLVDTIGRRRFRVLSRGHRDGYNTADIEYLEDKKVAGEELQELQCLHESTYRLAQRFCEHRDLASRHTLMQHGPLPEKEEDIQALADGPTWCWWLISILPLDPSYQLNLFSSTSLRARLTQLQRILSSLLQQPPAWHLLSERSPWGHV; encoded by the exons ATGAGCCACCGCCCCCCCAGCCCgtcctccccaccccagggtGGCAGCCCCTCCCGGCAGCCCTCCAGCCCCGGGAGCGGGGGCTTGGACGTGCTGCgctgcccctcctgccttctcctcctctgggAGCCGGTGACCGTGTCCTGCGGTCACTCCTTCTGCAAGCCGTGCCTGGGGGGGACCGTGCCCTCCCGCTGCcccctgtgccaggagaggctgaagctGCTGGGCGTCGGGGCGGCGAGGTGCAACGTGGTGCTCTGCGGCCTCCTGGAGAAATGCGTGAAGGAGGAGAGCCGGCTGGCCTGGCTGGTGGCCCGTGTCCAGGATAGTCTCACCCGTGGGAACGCACGGGAAGCGCTGAGGATGGCTCAGAAAGCGGTCGAACTGG TCCCAGACAGCAATTCCCTGCGGCTGTGCCGGGCAGAGGTGTTCGCAGCACTGGGGCAGCACCGGGAAGCACTGGAGGACCTGGAGGTGGTGTGCAGGGCTGAGCCTGGAGAACATGAG ggCTTCTTCAGGAAAGGGAAGGTGCTTCTGGAGATGGGACAGAGAGCTGAAGCCCTGCTGGCATGGGAGCACTGCCTGACACTCAGCCCCCATTTCCATCCTGCTCAGAGAGAAATGGAGAAG GTTCTCAGACAAGAGGATGCTACTGAGCCACACACGGCTGCTGCATGCTCAGGTGATGTTCACCAGGACCTGACTCATCCCCAGGTCAATGGAAGGAGCCCTGTGCTCTCATCATCTTCCACACAAGCTCAG GATCAGGAGGGAGAGCTGTCAGATAGCAAAGGGGACACTGTCTCTGAGCACGGCCAGGGGACAGCCACCCTTTCCCAGCCAGAGCAATGGCAGGAACTGGAACAGGAGACTTTGGCAgagaggcagggctggaggttGGTAG GTAGTGGAAAGGGAATGGCAGCATCAAAGTGTACCCAGACAAGCCTTGAGGAGCTGCTGAGTATATCTGACTTGGAGTGCTCCCTCTGCATAAG AATGTTCTTTGAGCCGGTGACAACCCCGTGTGGTCACACCTTCTGCAAGGAGTGCCTCGAACGCTGCCTGGACCACCGGCCCAGCTGCCCCCTCTGCAAACAGAGCCTGCGAGAG TACCTAAAGGCTGGAAGCTACAGCcccactgtgctgctgcaggacatCATGCTGGCCATCTTCCCTGCACAGCTGGCCGAGCGCAGGGAGCTGCACCAGGATGAAATGGCAGAGCTCTCCAA CCTGACCAAGAACATCCCCATCTTTGTGTGCACAATGTCCTTCCCAGGCATTGCCTGCCCTCTGCATGTCTTCGAGCCTCGCTACCGCCTCATGATCCGGCGGTGCCAGGAGACTGGTACCAGGAGGTTCGGCATGTGTGTATATGAGCATGGGAAAAG TTTTGCTGACTATGGCTGCATGCTGGAGATCCGGCAGGTTGAGGTGCTGGCGGACGGGAGGTCCTTGGTGGACACCATTGGCAGGCGGCGGTTCCGGGTGCTGAGTCGGGGCCACAGGGACGGCTACAACACTGCTGACATCGAGTACCTGGAGGACAAGAAG gtggctggagaggagctgcaggagcttcAGTGCCTGCACGAGAGCACCTACCGCTTGGCTCAGCGGTTCTGTGAGCACAGAGACCTTGCCTCCAGGCACACCTTGATGCAGCATGGACCACTgccagagaaggaagaggacaTCCAG GCTTTGGCAGATGGCCCGACGTGGTGCTGGTGGCTCATCTCCATCCTTCCCCTTGACCCATCCTACCAGCTGAAcctcttctccagcacctccctgcgTGCCCGTCTCACCCAGCTGCAGCgcatcctctcctccctgctgcagcagccccctGCCTGGCACCTGCTGTCTGAGCGCAGCCCCTGGGGCCACGTCTGA
- the LOC139803311 gene encoding major centromere autoantigen B-like — MSTILKWFGREDKEKEEKEKDKEEEKEKTEREKEKRKEEEEKGDGEEERRSRSFDSTLEEPLAHSSDKEDEKEDKV; from the exons ATGTCAACAATCCTGAAAT GGTTTGGACGAGAAGataaggagaaagaggagaaggaaaaggacaaggaagaagaaaaggaaaagactgagagagaaaaagagaagaggaaggaggaagaagaaaag ggagatggggaagaggagaggaggagcaggagctttGACAGCACCTTGGAGGAG CCCCTGGCCCACAGCAGTGACAAGGAGGatgaaaaggaagacaaagtTTAA